From one Phocoena sinus isolate mPhoSin1 chromosome 6, mPhoSin1.pri, whole genome shotgun sequence genomic stretch:
- the LOC116755215 gene encoding uncharacterized protein LOC116755215 — protein MARLAKQAQASHTQGCQKFHLLGTFAGILKRSGEALAALPGRLPTLTEERRNGQVRGACDTRPPAVATQPLPPHGAHSTDEEAEPARGAPGRSSPECVPACSGVGEDPGPPPSRLPPNRG, from the exons ATGGCTCGGCTCGCCAAACAG GCCCAGGCCTCCCACACCCAGGGCTGTCAGAAATTCCACCTTCTGGGGACCTTC GCGGGGATACTAAAGCGGAGTGGAGAGGCCCTGGCCGCCCTCCCAGGGCGTCTGCCCACCCTCACCGAGGAGCGCAGGAACGGCCAGGTGAGAGGGGCGTGTGACACTCGGCCTCCGGCGGTGGCaacacagcccctgccccctcACGGAGCACACAGTACAGATGAAGAGGCAGAGCCGGCGAGAGGGGCCCCAGGACGCAGCTCCCCGGAATGCGTCCCCGCGTGCAGCGGGGTGGGCGAGGACCCCGGCCCACCTCCTTCCCGCCTGCCTCCGAACAGAGGGTGA